A region of the Candidatus Afararchaeum irisae genome:
TCGAAGACGGTGATGGCGAGATATCCAACGTGAGCGGTCCCGTCGTTGAGGCGACGGGTCTCGACGCACGTATGAACGACGTCGTCTACGTCGGAGACGAAGGACTGATGGGTGAGGTCATAGAGATAGAGGGCGACACGACGACTATACAGGTCTACGAGGAGACATCGGGGATAAGCCCCGGAGAGCCCGTCGTTACGACGGGAGCACCCCTGAGTGTCGACCTCGGACCCGGAATACTCGACACGATATACGACGGAGTCCAGCGTCCTCTCGACATTCTTGAGGACGAGATGGGGGCTTTCCTCGACAGAGGAGTCGACGCCCCGGGTATCGACCTCGAAAAGGAGTGGGAGTTCGTCCCCGAGGTCGAGGAGGGCGACGAGATAAGCTCCGGAGACATAGTCGGCACAGTCCCTGAGACAATAAGCATAGACCACAAGGTAATGGTTCCGCCCGACGAGGAAGGTGGCACCGTCGCCGAGATCAAGCAGGGAGATTACACCGTTGAGGAGCCTGTCGTGATACTCGAAGACGGAACTGAGATCACGATGAAACAGGAGTGGCCTGTCAGGAAGTCGAGACCCTTCGACGAGAAGGTCACTCCGCGCGACCCTCTCGTGACGGGACAGCGTGTACTCGACGGTCTCTTCCCTATCGCTAAGGGAGGAACCGCTGCGATTCCGGGACCCTTCGGAAGCGGAAAGACAGTCACACAGCACCAGCTTGCGAAATGGAGTGACGCAGACATAGTCATCTATGTCGGCTGTGGTGAGAGAGGAAACGAGATGACTGAGGTCGTCGACGACTTCCCTGAACTCGAAGATCCCAAGACGGGGAACCCCCTGATGTCGAGGACTTCTCTCATAGCTAACACGAGTAACATGCCCGTCGCGGCGCGCGAGTCTTCGATATACACCGGAATTACTCTCGCCGAGTACTACCGTGACATGGGATACGACGTCGCTCTGATGGCGGACTCGACGAGCCGATGGGCGGAGGCGATGCGTGAGATATCCTCGCGCCTTGAGGAGATGCCGGGTGAGGAGGGATACCCCGCGTACCTCGCCGCGGCTCTCGCCGAGTTCTACGAGAGAGCGGGACGTGTCAACACTCTCGGAAACCAGGACGGCAGCGTGAGTGTCATAGGTGCTGTCTCTCCCCCGGGAGGCGACTTCTCGGAGCCCGTCACACAGAACACTCTACGTATCGTGAAGTGCTTCTGGGCTCTCGACGCCGACCTCGCCGAGAGACGCCACTTCCCGTCGATAAACTGGAACGACTCGTACTCACTCTACAAGAACCAGCTCGACCCGTTCTTCGAGGACGAGGTCGACTCCGACTGGCCCAACGCGAGACAGTGGGCTGTGGGTGTACTCGACGAGGAGAACGAGCTACAGGAGATCGTCCAGCTCGTCGGAAAGGACGCTCTTCCCGAGGATCAGCAGCTCACACTCGAGGTCGCGCGTTACATACGTGAGGTCTTCCTCCAGCAGAACGCCTTCCACGACGTCGATACCTACTGTGAGCTAGACAAGCAGTTCGCGATGCTGAGTCTGATACGTAAGTTCAACGACCTAGCATTCGACGCACTCGACGCGGGCGTGCCTGTCGAGGAGATAAACCAGGCGGAGACGCCCAAGAGACTCTTCGACATACCCACGGAGGAGGACTGGGAGCCCCTCGTCGACGAGATAGACGACGAGTTAGAGAACGAGTTCAACGAAATGAGGTGATAAGATGAAGGAGTACAAGACAATAAACGAGATCAGCGGACCCCTTGTGATGGTCGAGGTCGACGAGCCCGTCGGATACGACGAGATGGTCGAGATAAAGGTCGGCGACGAGATCAAGAAGGGGCAGGTTCTCGAAGCGGGAGACGACATAGTCAGCGTCCAGGTCTTCGAGGGTACGAACGAGATAGACCAGAACTCGAGCGTACGTTTCCTCGGAGAGACGATGAAGATGCCCGTCACCGAGGATCTCCTCGGACGCGTCCTGTCGGGACGTGGAAACCCCATAGACGGCGGTGCTGAGATAGTCCCCGACGAGAGACGTGACATAATCGGCTCCTCGATAAATCCGACCGCGCGCGAGTATCCCAAGGAGTTCATACAGACGGGTATAAGCGCGATAGACGGCATGAACACCCTCATACGTGGGCAGAAGCTCCCGATATTCTCGGGAAGCGGACTTCCCCACAACGACCTCGCGCTCCAGATTGCGCGACAGGCTGAGGTTCCCGAGGAAGGTGACGAAGACACCGAGTTCGCGGTTGTCTTCGGCGCGATGGGAATCACACAGGAGGAGGCAAACGAGTTCCTGGAGGAGTTCGAACGCACCGGCGCGCTCGAACGTTCTGTCGTCTTCCAGAACCTCGCCGACGACCCCGCTGTCGAACGTATAGTCACTCCGAGACTCGCTCTCACGACGGCGGAGTACCTCGCCTTCGACAAGGGATACCACGTCCTCACTATACTCACAGACATGACCAACTACTGTGAGGCTCTGCGTGAGATAGGCGCGGCGCGTGAGGAGGTTCCGGGACGACGTGGATACCCGGGTTACATGTACACCGACCTCGCCTCGCTCTACGAGAGAGCGGGACGTATCGAGGGGGTCGAGGGAAGTGTGACACAGATCCCTATACTCACGATGCCGGGAGACGACGACACACATCCCATACCTGACCTCACCGGCTACATTACCGAGGGTCAGATATACATAGACAGGAACCTCGAGTCGGAGGGAGTCGTCCCGCCGATAGACGTCCTTCCGTCGCTCTCGCGTCTGATGGACGACGGAATAGGAGAGGGATTCACACGTGCCGACCACGAGGACGTTGCCAACCAGATGTACGCCGCCTACGCCGAGGGTAACGACCTCAGAGACCTCGTTAACATTGTCGGACGTGAGGCTCTCTCGGAGAGGGACAACCTCTTCCTCGACTTCGCCGACAGATTCGAACAGGAGTTCGTCAACCAGGGCTGGAACACCAACCGCTCTATAGAGGACACTCTCGGAATAGCGTGGGATCTCCTCTCGATGCTCCCGAAGGACGAGCTCAAACGTGTCGGCGACGAGTTCATTGAGGAGTACTACGTGGGTGAAGACGGAGACGACGAGACCGAGAAAGCTGAAGCCGAGGCGAAGGCTTAACCTCGTCAAAACATAACATCCTCACAAAACAATGGCAGTAGAGGACGTCAAACCCACGCGTAAGAACCTGATGGAGATCAAGGATCGTATCGAGCTCTCCGAACAGGGTCACGACACTCTCGAGAAGAAGCGCGACGGACTCATAATGGAGTTCATGGAGATACTCGATGAGGCTCAGGACGTACGTTCACAGCTCGAACAGGACTACGACGAGGCTCAGAAGAAGATCAACAAGGCTCGGGCAATGGACGGCGACCTCGCCGTGAGAGGCGCGGCGAGTGCCCGCGCTGAGACTCCCGAGATAGTCGTCGACTCGAAGAACATAATGGGAGTCGTAGTCCCTCAGATCGAGGGATCGAAGGTACAGAAAGACGTCGGAGAGCGCGGCTACGGTCTCTTAGGCACGAGTGCACGTGTCGACGAGGCGGCGGTGGCTTACGAGAAGCTCCTCGACTCGATAATACTCGCCGCCGAGATAGAGACCGCGATGAGAAAGATGCTCGACGAGATTGAGAAGACGAAGAGACGTGTCAATGCTCTCGAGTTCAAGCTCCTTCCCGAGCTCAAGGAGGCGCGTGACTTCATAGAGCTACGTCTCGACGAGATGGAACGCGAGGAGATCTTCCGTATGAAGAAGATAAAGGAGAAGAAGGAAGAGGAGGAAGAAGAAGACGACTTCGTAAGTCAGTTCGACGACCCGCCGTCGGAGACAGAGACGCCCGACCGCGTCCCGAGCGACGACTGATCGGGCTGAGATCTCTTTTTTCTCTCTGTCCCTTCTATACTCGTCGGGGGGTTCAGACGAGTCACAGCGCGGTCACACCATTTGAGGTCGCCCGAAGAGACCGACGAAGACCCTGAAGACACTGAGAGACGTATCCAGCCACTACATGCACTCCATCTTGTTGAGACTGAGAGACGGAACGGAGACTCCGAGGACAGGTACACAAGCCGACTCCCAACGCTACGACATCCTCGGAGTCGACATGGATCGAGACGAGAGTACTGCCGAGATACACATACGTGGTACTATCTCGGCGTTCGAGGAGGGCGACTCCGTAGAGGTGGGTTCGACACCCCTCTCGAAGCTGGTTATTCACGGCGACGTGACCCAGACTGTGTCTCCCAGAAACACGGTTAAGTACCATATCACGCTATGACTGTCGATGACTGAGAGGCGGATTGTGTATAGCGATATTTACTTTATTGAGCTCTAATGAGGCTCACAGTCGCGACTAGACTTACTGAAAGATCTGACCAAGGACATTCACAGACTCTCTGAATCTGTGGGTAAACAAGATCAGAGATCTTGTGATATTCGCAAACCCCCGATTCTTGCGTGTAGGCAATATCAAAGATCCTGCAACAGAACCTCCTATCTGTCTCTTCTTCCCCTGATACACCGTCGTCGTTACGTCGTAAACCCCAATCCGCTATACAGACTCCGTGGTTCTCCGTGACGGTTTCGGACACGGCTGAAAACTCTTATTAGGTTGCCGTGGTTATCACCACACATGGGACAAAACATCACTCAGAAGATTATCTCCGACCACTTGGTGGAAGGAGATATGGAGCCTGGCGAGGAGATCGGGATAGACGTCGACCAGGTTCTGTCTCAGGACACGACAGGCACACTCGTCTGGCTCCAGTTCGAGGCACTCGACATGCCCGAACACAAGACCGAACTCGCCGCACAGTACTGTGACCACCAGACCTACCAGTTCGACTTCAAGAACACCGACGACCACCGTTTCCTCAAGAGCGCGTCGAACAAGTACGGCGCGTGGTTCTCACGCCCCGGAAACGGCATATGCCACCAGGTACACACAGAGAACTTCGCCGAGCCCGGCAAGGTTCTTCTCGGAGCCGACTCCCACACGCCGACACAGGGCGGAATGGGTATGCTCTCGATAGGTGCGGGAGGTCTCGACATAGCCGTAGCGATGGGTGGAGGTGCCTACTACATCGAGATGCCCGAGGTCGTCGAGGTACGTCTCACGGGAGAGCTACCTGACTGGGCGACTGCGAAGGACGTCATACTCGAGATGCTCCGACGTCATGGCGTCGAGGGCGGAGTCGGTAAGGTCTTCGAGTACACGGGTCCCGGTGTCGAGAGTCTCTCAGTCCCCGAGAGGACGACTATCACTAACATGGGTACGGAGCTCGGAGCGACTTCGAGTGTCTTCCCGAGTGACGAGAGGACACGCGACTACCTCGAACGTCTCGGAAGAGAGGAAGACTACACAGAGCTCAAGCCCGACGACGACGCCGAGTACGACGACACGATAGAGATCGACCTCGGCGAGATAGAGCCTCTCGTCGCGTGTCCGAGCATGCCCGACAATGTCGTTCCCGTCTCCGAGGTCGAGGGAACCGAAGTCGAACAGGTCATGGTCGGATCGTGTACCAACGGCGGATACGAGGATGTCGAGTCTTTCGCGCGCACACTCGACGGAAACACGGTCGACGAGGACGTCCACGCTATCGTCGCTCCGGCGTCGAAACAGACCGATGAGATGCTCGCGAGAAACGGAACAGCCGCCGACCTCATGGCTGCGGGCGTCAACTGGTCCGAGTCGACGTGTGGCGCGTGCATCGGAATAGGACACGTCCCCGCGAGCGACTCCGCCTCACTCAGAACCTTCAACCGCAACTTCGAGGGACGTTCGGGAATAGAGGACGACGCAGTCTACCTCTCGTCGCCCGAGGTCGCCGCCGCCGCAGCAGTCGAGGGCGAACTCGTAGACCCGCGTGACTACGCCGAGACCTACGGAGTCGACTCTCCCGAAACAGTCGTACCTGACGGCTTCTCGGGAAGCAAGGTCGACCTACTCGAACCCGACGAAGAAGACGTCGAGCTAAAGAAAGGACCCAATATCGGCGAGGTACCTCTCAAGGATCCCCTCGGTGACACCGTAGAGGGAGAGACACTACTCAAGGTCGGCGACGACATAACCACCGACCACATCATACCCGCGACGAGTGAGATACTCATGTACAGGTCGAACATAGACAAGCTCTCGGAGTACACTCTCTCACGTGTCGACCCCGACTTCGCCGAACGCGCGAAACAGAAGGGCAGCGGCGTCATAGTCGGCGGAGAGAACTACGGACAGGGATCGAGCCGTGAGCACGCCGCGCTGTGTCCGATGAACTTAGGCGTCGAGGCGGTCGTCGCTAAGTCGTTCGCGCGCATACACAAGGCGAACCTATTCAACTTCGGTCTCCTTCCGCTGACCTTCAAGAACCCCGACGACTACGAGAAGATAGACGAGGGCGACGACCTGCGTATCGAGAACGTCGTCGAGAAGGTCGAGGCAGGAGACGAGGAGTTCACTCTCGTCAATGAGACGAACGGAATAGAGATACCCGTCGAACTCGAAGCCAGTGAGAGAGAGCGCCGACTCCTCGCAGCGGGTGGAAAGCTCCCGTACACGAAGCAGAACGCATAACCTAACACGTAACGCGTAAGAAGTCTCGGACGGTAGACAGACATAGAGGTAGTGGTAGTGAAACACGAATCCGACTCCGACTCTGCCCCTTCTTTGGACGAGTTCGAGGAAAGACTCGCTGACTTGGGCGTCGGAGTTACGGCTGTGCCGAGGTCGGATCTCTCGGACGCGGTCGACGATGCTACTGAGGGGACTGCGGTCGCGTCGTCGGATCTCGATGGCTCTATTCTCCCCGACTATACCGAGACCCAGCCTTCGGAAGACGAGATACGTGACGCCGACACGGGGATTACGAGAGCGGAGTTCGGCGTCGCTTCCTACGGGACTCTCGGTATCGTCTCGGAGGGACGCGCGAGCCAGGTGAGTCTGTATCCCGACAGACACGTCGCCGTCCTGAGACGTGACGACCTCGTGGAAGACATCGAAACGGCTCTCGAACTCGTCGACTCCGCCGACACCGACGTCGTACTCGCTACGGGGGTTAGCTCAACGAGTGACATGGGCGAGTCGGTCAGGGGAGTTCACGGTGTCTCGACCGCCGAGGTAGTGGTGGTAGAATGAGTGATACTGAGAAAGCCGAATACATAAACCGGATACTCGAAGACGAGGGCGACGCAGTCTACGGTAACACACACCATTTCAACGAGTCGCGTGATGCCGCCGTAGACGGACTCGGCGACAGATACGAAGACCTCAGGTCGGAGGCTCGCGCGATAAAGGAAGACGCCATAGAACGGCTTCCGTCACTTATCGAGGAGCTACGTGAGACCGTCGAGTCGAACGGAGGCACCGTATACGTCGCAGACGACGCCGAAGACGCCCGTCGGTACGTAGCCGAGGTGTCTGAAGACGCCGACGCCGACACCGCTGTCAAGAGCAAGTCGATGACTACCGAGGAGATAGACCTCAACGACGCGCTCGAAGAAGAAAATGTCGACGTCTACGAGACCGACCTCGGCGAGTTCGTGATACAGCTCGCCGACGAGGAGCCGTCCCATATCATAGGACCCGGAATACACAAGTCGAGACAGAAGATAGCACGTCTCTTCAACGACAAGTTCGACCTCGATCACGACCTCGAAACCGCCGAGGAGCTTACCGAGTTCGCGAGCGACTACCTCGGTGACAGGATAGACGACGCAGACGTCGGCATCACGGGAGCCAACTTCGTCTCCGCCGAGTCGGGGACAGTCGCAGTAGTCACCAACGAGGGGAACGCCCGTAAGGTCGTAGAGTCGACACCCACACACGTCGCAGTAGCGGGGATCGAGAAGATACTACCGTCTGTCGCCGAGATGAAGCCCTTCATAGAGCTCATAGGAAGGTCGGGTACGGGACAGGCGATCACGTCGTACGTCTCTCTTCTGACCCCACCTCTCGACAGCCCTGTCTTCGGTGAGGACGCCGACGCCGAGGACCGAGAGTTCCACCTCGTCCTCGTCGACAACGGAAGGTCGGAGATGAGACAAGACGAGGTTCTGAGGGAGACACTCTACTGCATCCGTTGTTCGGCGTGTCTCAACACGTGTCCCAACTTCCAGAGCGCGGGAGGACACGTCTTCGGCGGTGAGACCTACACCGGTGGGATCGCCACGGGATGGGAAGCGGGCGTCGAGGGTCTTGACTCCGCCGAGGAGTTCAACGACCTGTGTACGGGCTGTTCGAGATGTGTCAACAAATGCCCCGTGAAGATCGACATACCGTGGATAAACACCGCAGTACGTGACAGGATAAACAGAGACGGCGACTCCGAACTCGACTTCGTCTACGAGGGTCTTCTTCCCGCAGAAGACTCCGAGACTACTCCACGTCTACGTAAATTGCTCTTCGGCAACTTCGAGAGGATCGCGCGCATCGGTTCGAAGACCGCACCTGTCTCTAACCTCCTCGCCGAGAGCCGTCCCGCGAAGTACCTACTCGACCGTGTAGGCGTAGACTCTCGACGCGACCTCCCTGAGTTCGAGTCGACGACTCTGAGAGACTGGTTCGAGTCGCGGGCTCCTAAGTCATCTGAGACCCACGAGACTGTCGTCCTCTATCCCGACGTCTACACTAACTACATCAACGTCGAGAGAGGTAAAGCCGCAGTACGTGTCCTCGAATCCCTCGGCGTCGAGGTCGTGGTTCCCGACCTCCCGGGGACTGGACGCGCACCTCTTTCCCAGGGAATGGTCGAGACCGCGAGACTCAAAGCCGAGGATCTCTACGACGCCGTCGCCGACCTCGACCTCGACCTACGAGACGACACCAAGATAGTCGTAGTCGAGCCGTCATCTCTCGCGATGCTCAGAAGCGACTACGAGAAGCTCCTTCCCGAGGACGAGTACGCCGAGATAAGCGCGAGGAGCTACGAACTCTTCGAGTACATAGACGGTCTCATCGACTCAGACCCTTCGCTCAGAAACTGTCTCGTGCGCCGGTCTGGAGACGTCTTCTACCACTCTCACTGTCAGCAGAGGACACTCGGACTCGAAGAGCCGACTGTCGAAGTCCTCGAAGCCGCGGGATACGACGTCACGACCTCCGACGCCGAGTGCTGTGGTATGGCGGGGTCGTTCGGCTACAAGTCGGAGTACTACGACCTCAGTGTCGACGTCGGTGAGAAGATACAGAAACCCGAAGACTCCGACCACCTAGTCGCGAGCGGCTCGTCGTGTGAGGATCAGATGAACGACCTACTCAGCCCCAACCCTGAGACGCGCCATCCCGTACGTCTCCTCGACCCGAAGCACGTCATCCAGGACTGATACTATACTACACTATACTACTCGCCGACGAACTCCTCAAGCTCGTCTACGTCGGCGTCTGTCTTTATCGCAGTTCCCGAGTAATGCGCGCGGCTAGCCTCGAAGCCGGCTTCTCTGATCATCTCGACCGACTCGTCTATCTTGTACGGGGTCACGCCCCATTTCTTCGACAGCTTGTGGTGGTCGTAATGTGTCGGCGTCTCTATCTCGTCCCTCACGAGACGCAGAACCTTCCTCGCGCGTTTATACGTCCCCATGTACCTCTCTATCTCGTCCCTGACCTCGTCGACGAACTCCGGGTCACGTACCGAGTCTATCCAGAGGGGACCTGCTACCCTCATCTCGGAGCCACAGTTGGGACAGTCGCGCTCGCCGTCGAAGATCATTCCGTGTGAAGACGTCCTGTAGTAACAGTCGAAGCAGTGGGAGATGTATCCGAGACCTTCGAGCGAGGCGTTGGCGACCTTACCGCCTGTGTCGAGGCTCATGTATGTCCTGACATAGTGGTCGGAGACGTGTGATAAGACTGGCTCGGCGGCGACGTCGTGTCTCGCCGCAGTTCTCACGAGGGCTCCTATAAGGACACGTAGACCCATCTCGGGATGGTACTCTGTGTTGAGAGGAACCGCGGAGTACCTTCTCCTGTCGCTCGAATGCGCTCCACATAGGGGTGCGGTGTCAGTAGCCGTGAAACACGCGACTGACTGCGCTGAGTTGAAGGCGGAGTCGGCAAAGACTACGGGACTCCCGAAGGGATCGACATCGACGACGTCAGCGGTCTTCGACCACATGAAGACGTTCGAGTCCGACCTCACGACATCGCCGTCGGCGTCGTTTTCTTCGAGGTTCGACCGTGCGAGATCGACGGCGTCGGGGCTCCTGTCGTTCATGGTTACATCGACGCCCGCCTCTACTGCGGCTCTCACGCCTCTTATCCCCGTCGCGGTCATCGCGTCGGCGTAGGTCGTCTCGCCAGGATCGTCCTCGCCGCTTACCGCGTTGAGGACTGCGACCGTGATGTCGCGGTTCATCTCCATGTCGGGGTTGTAGAAGACGTCGTCGGTCGTCCGTACCGTAACCTCGCCCTCGGTGACTTTCTCCATACCACAGATCGACGGCGTAACGACAAATGAGTTCCGTACTCCGACGCGCCGACAGAGTAATGTCGCTCGACAGTAATGTGTGGATGGGGGGAAATAGCACAAGTACATGGCTACTGTCAGATACACTGACTTCTCATCGTACGACGACTCAGAGGCTGTGAGACGTTTCACCAACCATCTCAGGGACGAGATCGCGGCTATGTCGCGTGTTCTCGTCGAGTACGCCACGTTCAGACAGGATCTCATCTTCGACCTGATCGAGGAGAAGGAGATGGGGAAAGACAAGAAGAGACCCGGTACGGACGAGTCTGTGCCCCGGAGATCCGATCTCGACGCTGAGCCGGGGACGACCGAGTTTCTGAGACAGGTCGAGAGACAGAGGGAAGACGACGAGGAACACAGACGCGAAGCCATACGTGAGTCAGTAGGTGAGTATGTCTTCACTGTTCCCGAGATCTCCGACTCACTCGGCTGGTCTCAAGATGAGACACGCGGCGTTCTCTCTACTATGGTCGAGGAGGGAGCTGTCGAGAGACACAACGACGCCTACACAGCAGTACCTAACCCCGACAGGGAGACGGGCTACGACCGTTTCGAGTACATAGTCTCCGACAACTGCGAGATATACCCCGTCGGAAAGAGAGGAGACGGAAACGGCTGTTCGCCCTTCAGTCTGATAGATAATCCGACAGTCGTCGATACGACCGACTACGTCTCACATGTCGAGAGATCAGAGTTCGACGATGTCTCTCTCGAAGTCTCCGTGCCTGACTCTCTCAAGGACTCCGTCGTCGAGAACCTACGTCTCAGACGTGTCTTAGACGGCACGAATCTCACCGAGTACGCCCAGATATACGAGACAACCGGCGAGAACTTTTCACGTGAAGACGTCGAACGGATGGGATGGTCTGAAG
Encoded here:
- a CDS encoding tRNA (guanine(10)-N(2))-dimethyltransferase, which produces MEKVTEGEVTVRTTDDVFYNPDMEMNRDITVAVLNAVSGEDDPGETTYADAMTATGIRGVRAAVEAGVDVTMNDRSPDAVDLARSNLEENDADGDVVRSDSNVFMWSKTADVVDVDPFGSPVVFADSAFNSAQSVACFTATDTAPLCGAHSSDRRRYSAVPLNTEYHPEMGLRVLIGALVRTAARHDVAAEPVLSHVSDHYVRTYMSLDTGGKVANASLEGLGYISHCFDCYYRTSSHGMIFDGERDCPNCGSEMRVAGPLWIDSVRDPEFVDEVRDEIERYMGTYKRARKVLRLVRDEIETPTHYDHHKLSKKWGVTPYKIDESVEMIREAGFEASRAHYSGTAIKTDADVDELEEFVGE
- a CDS encoding LUD domain-containing protein, giving the protein MSDTEKAEYINRILEDEGDAVYGNTHHFNESRDAAVDGLGDRYEDLRSEARAIKEDAIERLPSLIEELRETVESNGGTVYVADDAEDARRYVAEVSEDADADTAVKSKSMTTEEIDLNDALEEENVDVYETDLGEFVIQLADEEPSHIIGPGIHKSRQKIARLFNDKFDLDHDLETAEELTEFASDYLGDRIDDADVGITGANFVSAESGTVAVVTNEGNARKVVESTPTHVAVAGIEKILPSVAEMKPFIELIGRSGTGQAITSYVSLLTPPLDSPVFGEDADAEDREFHLVLVDNGRSEMRQDEVLRETLYCIRCSACLNTCPNFQSAGGHVFGGETYTGGIATGWEAGVEGLDSAEEFNDLCTGCSRCVNKCPVKIDIPWINTAVRDRINRDGDSELDFVYEGLLPAEDSETTPRLRKLLFGNFERIARIGSKTAPVSNLLAESRPAKYLLDRVGVDSRRDLPEFESTTLRDWFESRAPKSSETHETVVLYPDVYTNYINVERGKAAVRVLESLGVEVVVPDLPGTGRAPLSQGMVETARLKAEDLYDAVADLDLDLRDDTKIVVVEPSSLAMLRSDYEKLLPEDEYAEISARSYELFEYIDGLIDSDPSLRNCLVRRSGDVFYHSHCQQRTLGLEEPTVEVLEAAGYDVTTSDAECCGMAGSFGYKSEYYDLSVDVGEKIQKPEDSDHLVASGSSCEDQMNDLLSPNPETRHPVRLLDPKHVIQD
- a CDS encoding aconitate hydratase, whose product is MGQNITQKIISDHLVEGDMEPGEEIGIDVDQVLSQDTTGTLVWLQFEALDMPEHKTELAAQYCDHQTYQFDFKNTDDHRFLKSASNKYGAWFSRPGNGICHQVHTENFAEPGKVLLGADSHTPTQGGMGMLSIGAGGLDIAVAMGGGAYYIEMPEVVEVRLTGELPDWATAKDVILEMLRRHGVEGGVGKVFEYTGPGVESLSVPERTTITNMGTELGATSSVFPSDERTRDYLERLGREEDYTELKPDDDAEYDDTIEIDLGEIEPLVACPSMPDNVVPVSEVEGTEVEQVMVGSCTNGGYEDVESFARTLDGNTVDEDVHAIVAPASKQTDEMLARNGTAADLMAAGVNWSESTCGACIGIGHVPASDSASLRTFNRNFEGRSGIEDDAVYLSSPEVAAAAAVEGELVDPRDYAETYGVDSPETVVPDGFSGSKVDLLEPDEEDVELKKGPNIGEVPLKDPLGDTVEGETLLKVGDDITTDHIIPATSEILMYRSNIDKLSEYTLSRVDPDFAERAKQKGSGVIVGGENYGQGSSREHAALCPMNLGVEAVVAKSFARIHKANLFNFGLLPLTFKNPDDYEKIDEGDDLRIENVVEKVEAGDEEFTLVNETNGIEIPVELEASERERRLLAAGGKLPYTKQNA
- a CDS encoding V-type ATP synthase subunit D; the protein is MAVEDVKPTRKNLMEIKDRIELSEQGHDTLEKKRDGLIMEFMEILDEAQDVRSQLEQDYDEAQKKINKARAMDGDLAVRGAASARAETPEIVVDSKNIMGVVVPQIEGSKVQKDVGERGYGLLGTSARVDEAAVAYEKLLDSIILAAEIETAMRKMLDEIEKTKRRVNALEFKLLPELKEARDFIELRLDEMEREEIFRMKKIKEKKEEEEEEDDFVSQFDDPPSETETPDRVPSDD
- a CDS encoding V-type ATP synthase subunit B, yielding MKEYKTINEISGPLVMVEVDEPVGYDEMVEIKVGDEIKKGQVLEAGDDIVSVQVFEGTNEIDQNSSVRFLGETMKMPVTEDLLGRVLSGRGNPIDGGAEIVPDERRDIIGSSINPTAREYPKEFIQTGISAIDGMNTLIRGQKLPIFSGSGLPHNDLALQIARQAEVPEEGDEDTEFAVVFGAMGITQEEANEFLEEFERTGALERSVVFQNLADDPAVERIVTPRLALTTAEYLAFDKGYHVLTILTDMTNYCEALREIGAAREEVPGRRGYPGYMYTDLASLYERAGRIEGVEGSVTQIPILTMPGDDDTHPIPDLTGYITEGQIYIDRNLESEGVVPPIDVLPSLSRLMDDGIGEGFTRADHEDVANQMYAAYAEGNDLRDLVNIVGREALSERDNLFLDFADRFEQEFVNQGWNTNRSIEDTLGIAWDLLSMLPKDELKRVGDEFIEEYYVGEDGDDETEKAEAEAKA
- a CDS encoding ATP synthase subunit A, whose translation is MSKAEQQTVEDGDGEISNVSGPVVEATGLDARMNDVVYVGDEGLMGEVIEIEGDTTTIQVYEETSGISPGEPVVTTGAPLSVDLGPGILDTIYDGVQRPLDILEDEMGAFLDRGVDAPGIDLEKEWEFVPEVEEGDEISSGDIVGTVPETISIDHKVMVPPDEEGGTVAEIKQGDYTVEEPVVILEDGTEITMKQEWPVRKSRPFDEKVTPRDPLVTGQRVLDGLFPIAKGGTAAIPGPFGSGKTVTQHQLAKWSDADIVIYVGCGERGNEMTEVVDDFPELEDPKTGNPLMSRTSLIANTSNMPVAARESSIYTGITLAEYYRDMGYDVALMADSTSRWAEAMREISSRLEEMPGEEGYPAYLAAALAEFYERAGRVNTLGNQDGSVSVIGAVSPPGGDFSEPVTQNTLRIVKCFWALDADLAERRHFPSINWNDSYSLYKNQLDPFFEDEVDSDWPNARQWAVGVLDEENELQEIVQLVGKDALPEDQQLTLEVARYIREVFLQQNAFHDVDTYCELDKQFAMLSLIRKFNDLAFDALDAGVPVEEINQAETPKRLFDIPTEEDWEPLVDEIDDELENEFNEMR
- a CDS encoding LUD domain-containing protein — translated: MKHESDSDSAPSLDEFEERLADLGVGVTAVPRSDLSDAVDDATEGTAVASSDLDGSILPDYTETQPSEDEIRDADTGITRAEFGVASYGTLGIVSEGRASQVSLYPDRHVAVLRRDDLVEDIETALELVDSADTDVVLATGVSSTSDMGESVRGVHGVSTAEVVVVE